The DNA window GTCCGCCAGTCATCGTACACGTGGGGGAGGCCATCAGCCTCGGCGTAGCGTTTCCGCTGTCGGAGTCCGACCGGATCCTGAAACGTGATCGTTCCACTCCCTCCGCCCGATGGCGGGAATCGCCCGCTGTTCATGTTCGCGAGAACGACGATCGGATGTTCGAGCCCCTTCGCTGCGTGAATCGTCTGGACTGTGACCGAGTTCGCACCGGCGTTCGCGTGGACGTCGTGGGTGCTCCCGGCTTCGATGCCGCGCTCGATGAACCGGATAAGGTCTCCCCGGGTTAGCGTCGTCGCGGTGTGTACTGACTGAATCGTGTGGAGGACGACGTCGGCCGTGGCACCGTCGTACCCGTGCCGCGAGAAGACGCGTTCTGCCACCCCGCCGAGCGTTTCCAGTTCTGCCAGCTTCTTGCGGAACGAGCGCATGTTCTCGGGATATGCCTCGGTCTCCAGGACGTGTTTGATCTCGTCGAGTGTGTAGCCTGCTTCCTCGAGGACGACCGCCCAGCCACGGTCGGTGTCGGATTCGAGGATGCGGAGCCACGCCAGCAGTAGTTTCGCCTGAGGGGTTCGGAACAGCTCGATCCCACCCTCGTACGCCATCGGCAGTCCGTATTCCTCGGCGGTCTGCAGCAGGTCGCGGCCGAACTCTCGTGTTCGCGTAAGAACAGCGACGTCTCGAAACTCGGGTGTCCGGAGCGACCCGTCATCGGCCTCAACCTGGTAGGCGTCGTTGCTGACGATCTCCTGTATCTTTGCGACCACCGACTCGTGTTCCTCCGGGCTCGCGATCGCTTCGATCTGTGTGTTCTCGTGCTCGGCGTTCGTCGAGAGTGAGACGATTCGATCCTGGACGGCCTCGACATCGACGTCGTCCCGGTTCGCCGCCGGAACGAGTAGTCCGTGCTCCGAGAAGTCAAGGATCTCCTGGGTAGACCGATAATTCTCGATAAGCTCGATGGTGTGAATCGGCCGGGTGTCGAAGGTGACCCGTTCGTGGTCGGCGTTCAGTTCGTCGACGAACCGATTGAGCCGGTCCTCGAAGGCAGTGATGTTCTCAACTTCGGCGTACTGGAAGCCGTAGATACTTTGCTTCCAGTCGCCGACGACACAAAGGTTGTTCGTGCCCGCGAGCAGCAGTGTCAGTTTGAACTGGATCTCGCTGGAGTCCTGGAACTCGTCAACCATCGCGTAGTCGAACGCAATGGACTCACGAAGTGCGTGGTCCTCACAGAGCAGAACGAACGCGAACAGTTGGAGGAAGCCGAAGTTGAGGTAGTTCCGGCCGAGCGCGAATTCGAGGTACTCGTAGTAGACGTCGTGGACGAATGCCTTGAGACCCTCCCGGTCAGTATCGAACACCATCCGAGCAACAGGATCGGGGACGCTCTTCGTGCCCTGTCCGCGAATCTCGGTTTTCTCAGGGGCGTCTGGCAGGTAGCATTTGTTCTTCTCATAGCGGTTGAGCTTCGAGCGAAGCCGTGACTGCTTGCTCCCGCCATTCTGTGGCTCATTTACCTCGTCGAACAGCGATTTGAACGCCTCAAAGTCGCCGTCGAGATACCGTTCGCCGTTCCGATACCAGCCGTCGGCTGTCGGGAACACGCCCTTTGAGGCGAGTTGTGAGACGAGACCGAGGAGTTCAGTCGGATTCGAGACGATACGGAAGTAGTCATCGTACTCGGGATGGTCGTCGCTGAACCGGCCGATGAACTCCCCGAACAGGGCTTCCTCGACAAGGTCGTTCTCGACGATGCGCGTCGAGCCCGTGATGCGGTCGTCGAGCCCGAGGTGCGTCGGCGCGGCATAGCCGTGCTCCTGGAGGAGATCGTGGCAGAGCGCGTGGAACGTCTGGATCGGCGCGTCTGCGAGATCGCGCATCCCGTACTCGCAGTGGCCGACGATCCGGTCCTTCATCTCGGTTGCAGCGTTGTTCGTGAACGTCACCAGCAGCACGTCCTCAGGGGCGACGTCGTCCTCGTCGACGATGTTGGCATAGCGGCGCGTGATGGTGAACGTCTTGCCCGTTCCCGCGCCGGCGTCGACGAGGTATAAACCGTCGGTGCTGTCGATGAGGTCCTGCTGTTGTGGATTCGGTTCAGTCATGGTCAAGAAGGAGGTCGCGGTTGTCCACGCGACGGTAGTTCGGTTCACCGGCGAGCCCGTTCACAGGGAAGCGTTCTTCGCCAGCCCGTCGCTGATTCAGTTCCGTTATACGCTCGGTGACGAACGTCTCGAAGGCGTCGAGATCCTCTTCGAAGTAGTTTCGACTCCGAACTCGTGCCAGCTGGCGAAGTAGCTGTTTACAGCCCGACGAGACGTATTTGTACTCGCCGACACACTCCTGCAGTCGGGTTTGCATCGCCTGCCCGAACTCGGAGTCGATGAGTTCGTCACTGTCGCGTGTCGCCGGTAGCGGGGCCGTCTCGAACGCGGACTGGTAATCAGCGTACTCCATCTTCGAGAGCGTCTTCTGGCAGTTCTTCGCCCCATCATCGCGAAGCGCTTCGAACATGGCCCGCGACCGGGCGTGCTCCTCGAACGGGGTCGGGTGATATTCGATGGTGGTCAGCGTCTCATCTAAGTCCGCCTCGCCGGCGACGACGTCGTCGAGCGTCTCGAGAAAGTGGAAGAACGTGAACTGCAGGCGCTCTCCTGGGCGCTCGCTACGGCGGTGGGCGAGATAGAGAAGTGCCTGGAAGTTCGGCGTATCGCTTGGTGGATCGAGCGCGGAGTTCTTGACGACGCGGGACGCCCGTTTCCGACGCCCACTCTTGTAGTCGAGGAGGTGAGTCGGACCATGAACGAGGTCGATCTTGCCTTTCAGTCCGAGATTTTCGTTTTCGAACCAGCGCTCCGTGAACGGTGAATCGACTGCTCTGCCAAAATGGTCCGCGAAGAAATTCTGCCCCCACCCGCTATTCGGAGTGAGCAGGTCGTCGCCCTCCGGGGTGCGTTCGTCGAGTAGCTCGACGATGGTTTCGAGTCCGATCCGGTACCTGGTACGGCGCGTTGGACGGTCGACGCGCCGAACGAATGATCCCGCCTCCTCGAGAATCACGTCCACAAGGTCTTCGATGGTCTCCTCGTCGATCAAATCGGGATGGTTGACATAGAACTCGGCGAAGTCGTGGAAGAGATTCCCCTCCTTGAAGTAGTCTTTATCAGGGCCGTCGACAAGCCGGCTGAAGAGGTAATCACGGGGGCTGTTGACGTACGTACTCAGACTGGACTGGCTGACGGTATCGATCTGCGTCGTTGAGACGTCAAGCGATTCTTTCTCGAACCCGTTTCGTGCCGCACTGAAGGCCCGTCCGAGAGTCACTGAGGCGAGATCGCTGAAGCGTTCGAAGTCGTCCTCGATGAGATCCTCGAAGTAGAGACACGGCGTCGCGGGCGACCCACCGATGGTGTCCTGAACGAGATAATACTGTTCGGTGCCGTTCTGGAGGAGAAGCTGAAACTGCGTCAGGTTCCGAGTGAATTCGGCGTCACGGTCGACCCACGGGCGACGAGGTGGAGAGTGAGTCCACGTTTCGTCGAGGCCGAGATAGAATACGACGGGGCGGTCCACGTAGGCCGCGGATTTTGCGTCGGCCAGGAGAACCCCTTCGTGTTCGCGGTCGACAGGGACTTCGTAGCTCTGGAGGTAGAATTCAAGCCGATCGATGTCCTGTCTGGTGACCGCGTCAGTCGCGATCCCGAGCGCCTCGAGTTCATCTCGGAACGCATCGAGGCTGATTTCGGCCTGTCGTTCGTACACTGTAAGTGCTCCAGCGAACGTGGTCTCGCCGATCTTCGCGCTGAACTCCTGGAACCACCTGAGACTGTCGGCGTCGACATCCTGTAGCCGTTTGTCGTCGTGTTCGATGTCGACAGCGATCCCGAGCTGGGAGAGGACGGAACGAATTGTTCTCACGCGCGTCTCCGTCCCGCGAGTGACGGCGCGAAGGAACTGGACGAATCCGCGGTGGTGCTGTTCGTCGGCGAATCCAGGGCCACCGATAAACGGAATGTCGGCGGCTTCGAGCGCACTCTCGACGAGTGTTGGGTATTCACTGCCGCGATCCACGACGACGGCAACGTCTTCTGCGTTGTCAGAGGAAACGATGTCGAGTACAGCATCAACGATTGCTGTACTTGAGTCGAAAATGTGGAACGGCGGTCGGTCGAATGCGGCATCGGTGAACGGATCGAACGTATCGTACTGCGCGGGGAGAATCGATCGTTCGAGGGTCGTGAGTTGGTCGTGGCCGACGACAGCGACGTCTTTGCTGTCGTCGATCTGGTACTCGCCGAGTCGGCGGGAGGTCGTGTCGAGCGTTGAGAGCTGTTCGACGGTAGTCTCCGTCGCGGCGTCGGTGTAGGCGTCGTAGTCGAGAACAGCGTCAACGCTGCCCTGATGCTCCCAACATTGGAGCGTGTTGCCTATCGCGTATGCAGCCTGCTTCCACTCGAGGTCGGTAGTCGTTACGAGTTCGAGAAAGGCGCTCCGGTCCTCGGCGCGTTCGCGGCGGCCCGCTGCGAGTCGACGTGGCGTGATGGCAAATACACCGAGATGAGCCCGATCAAGACGTCGGTTCAACCCACTGGCAAGCGGTGCATCAGGAACGATGACGAGGTCATAGTCACGGACTTCGTCGTAGAGGGACTCAAATGATTTTGCCCGCGTAACTGGCACGGCAACAACAACTCAGCCAATAAGTCATATAACTATCGCCAAATGTGTAATTGTTGGTTATCACAGGGTTTCGAATAGGGACAGGTCGGTTGCTATACCACAATCTCCTATGTGTGGAAAGAAGAGCGTCGGGAAGTAGAAGTCAGTCTTAATCGAGAGTCTAGTTTAACCAACAAACCTAAGCCATTGAGCCCGTTTGTTGGTTAAGCCGATTCCATGTCGTACTCACAACCAACGATCCCACCCGAGATACCCGAAGAAGTAGCGTCCTCACTCGAGGAGTGTAATGCGGAAACGCTCCGGTCTATTGCCAAGTATGCTGATGCACTCGCAGAATATCGAGAGCGAGAGGCGCGATTGAACGAGGCTGATGATAAAGACGATTCTCAAGAACGTCCTGAGGGCCTGCCTGAAGACGTCCCTACGAAAGCCACACTGACGGAGAAGGAAATCAACGGGAATCGGTATTACTACTGGCAGTGGCGAGAGGGTGACAAAATCAAATCTCAGTACAAGGGTCCAGTGAACCCGAGTTCGTAAGGATTAACCACCAGTCAGGGGTTGCTGGCGTGACTGTTGGTTAACCACATCGTCTCCTTTCCACAGGTACCAGTATCCATTTCTTGCAGTATGATGGATGTCTTTCCCGTTTTCGAGCGAATCAGATCTCGAGAGATTCTCGATTTCGAGAGTGGCCGAACCACCGGATGTTAATCTTAAGATTAATATTCAAATTAGATTTAAGTTGGTTCAGTATGTGGAGCCACTATGAGCGACCAATTCACGGAGGCCCTCGATCAAACAGAGAAGACACAGGAAGACTATGCGAATCAACTCGGCATCAAGCCAGAGCGGATTCCATTCACGGCTGAAACACTTCCTGACGCGAGTATTGCGGTACGTGCGAATCAAGATCTACTCAATGAAGTCGCGAGCCACATCCTGAATCGAGCGGGTCATATCTCGATTATCGATGAACGGGGCGCTGGGAAATCTCACTTCCGTGACCTCGTGTACGATGCTCTTTCAGAGGGCCCGCGGAGTGAGGAGTTCCGAGTCGCTCGAATACGCGAGGTCGAGTCAATTACAACACGTCGCTTCTATACGCGTCTTCTCGACGAACTCAGTGAGTACGATGACCTCGAGATTCCAGAGTCATACCCCCACGCTACAGATGAAGTTCGACAGATCGTCGAGGAGGTTGCCGACCAGCTCGAGGCCCTCAATATCGCGTGTATTATTCAGGTCGACCAGCTCGAGGATGCAGCTCGGAATACGCGAACCTTCGAGCAGTTACTGGCTGCGTTGCAGAGCGTCGGTGACCTCGGAGAAAGTGAACCCGTATTCATTCTCTTCCTGTTCGGAACGGAACGTGCGGGTGGTCGAATCGACGAACTGCGTGAGACACTCAGTTCTCGGCTCGTCGCGAAGGATCGGACGCTGGAACGGTTTGGGTTTGCAGAAACTGAGGAACTCATCGCCAGGTGGCTTGCCTGGGCCCGTGAGGAAGAGTACGATTCTGGATACCCGTCCGACCCCTACACGGCGAGTGCCATCGACACGGTCGTCGAGGTCAGCGATGGAACCCCACGGGATACTCGACAGAAGTGCTATCACGCATTCCGGGCTGGTGCACAGCAGTTCGCAGCCGAACAAGGCGTCGAAATCACGAATGAGACGCTAGACGAATATCTTTAATATTAAGCTTAAGAATAAGGGCATATGAGCAACGATAATCCGTTCGGCGAGGCGATGGATGACGCAGCGGAGGAAAAGAATCGAGTGGACCAACAAGGTTCGTCGGATTTCGATACCGAACCCTACTATGACGCCCTCAACACTGGGGTAAAGGATCACACAATAGGTGTTTCCGTGAGCGAAGAGATGCATCAGTTCTGGCGTGAACTCCAGGATACGGATGATATCGACGTCGACCCGGCGCAGTCTATTCGGAATCATCTCGAGAATCTCGCGCATCGACATCCCGACGTGTTCGAACGAGCCATGCGGAAGCTCGAGATCGATCGGGAGATGTGACCACCTGAAGTAACCAACAGAGAATCAATACCAGCCGGTTGTTGGTTAACGAGTTCATCTGACCGATTACAGTACTGAGTTGAGAAAACGGCGATATTACCTGAATTGAGGCGCTAAGGCTCCTTCCTCAACGAGTGAGCGAAGCGAGCGAGTAGGGAGGGGATACAGCGCCGCACGGTTCTCAAACACGTTCAGCCCACAGACCCACACAATCGAAACAACTATACGCATAATGCACATAATGCGCATGTAGTGAGACGGAAGAACATCACCATCCGCGAAGACCAAGCCGAGTGGGTCGAGGAGAACCACCTCAACCTTTCGTCGTTCGTTCGCGGGGCACTCGACGAACTCATCGAAGAACGCTCGTAGATGAACTACAACTACAGGTATCGACTCCGACCGTCCGACGCTCTCGAAGAGCGGTTAGCGTGGACTGTCGATACCTGTAGACAGGTCTACAACCACTTCCTTCACCGACTCAACCGCACTGACGACACCTCGGCGTACTCCGAGCAGAAGCTCCTACCGAGTCTCAAGAAGTGGTGGGATGACCTGAAACAAGTTCACTCGAAAGTCCTACAGAAAGTTGTGCAGCGGTTGTATGACAACCTTTCGACGCTCCGAGGACGCAAGGAGAACGGCTACCGCGTCGGGACGCTCAAGTGGAAAGCACCAGGCGAGTACCGCAGTTTCACCTACAGTCAATCCGGCTTCAAGCTCAAGAACACGAGCGGTCGGACAAAACTGTGGCTCTCGAAACTCGGAGACATACCCACCACCTTCCACCGCGACCTACCCGACGCCGCCGACATCAAGACCGTCACCGTCAAACGCGAACCCACCGGTACGTGGTACGCCATCCTCGGCGTCGAAACCCCCGACGACCCGCCGGAGAAGCCCGAGAATCCTGAGCGATGCGTCGGTATTGACGTAGGGATTATCAAGTACGCTCACGACACTGACGGGACTACTGTTGAATCGCTCGACTTGAGCAATGAACGCGAGCGGTTGGAACGTGCACAGCGCAACCTCTCACGGAAGGAACACGGGTCTGCGAATTGGGAGCAACAACGTCACGTCGTGGCCGAACGCCACACCGAGTTGAAGAACAAGCGCCGCGACTTCTTGCACAAGTTGTCGAACTACTACGCCCACGAATACGACCTCGTGGCCGTAGAGGACTTGGACGCAAAGGGGTTGGTGGAACTACCGGGCAACTCGCGGAACCGCGCAGGTGCGGCGTGGGGGACGTTCCTACAGATGCTTGAATACAAGTGCGAGCGCGAAGGAACGTACTTCGTTGCCGTGAATCCACGCGGGACGACCAAGGAGTGCGCGTCCTGTGGCGTTTCGACTGAGAAACCGCTATGGGTCCGCGAACACTCCTGTCCCGCTTGCGGGTTCGAGGCAGATAGAGACGCGAACGCAGCGTGGAACATTCTTTCTCGCGGCATCAAGCAGTTAGGAGCGGGACGCTCCGAATCACCGCCTGTGGAGACTGCGCTCCCTGTGGATACGTCCGTATCTGCAAAGCGCGTCGTCGAAACAGGAAGCCCCACCCTCAAGCGCGAGCCGTCAGGTGAGCGGTAGGTGGGGTAGTTCACATCAGTCGCTTCGCAGACGCAATTTCAACTAGGTCCTCAACGACATCATCAATGCGGTCGTCTTCACCGAGGATATCGAGAGTAGCTTCGAGATCTGTTTTCAGCTCGAACCGGTAGTGAGACCCACCCTGAATACCCGTGTTTCGAGTTTCAGCGAGGAGGAATCCCTGCATTCCGAGACTTTGGAGATGGTCACGGACGCGACGCTCAACGAGTTGATTCCCATCTAGCCGGTCGACGATTGATTTGTACTTCTGGAATACTTGGCGCGTCCGGGCCGGCGTCTCTTCGTCAATCTCGAGTGCCACGACAGAGAGAAGGGCGAACTGATCCTGTGTCGTCAGACTTCGCATCCCTTCCTCAATTCGTTTCCGTTCGAGGATATCGCGAGCTTCGCGTACGTGTTGTTCAACTACGCCCTCATCATCACGGTTGAGCGCTAATTCGCCCGCTTTATACAAGAGACGAATTGCCTGTCGAGCGCTGCCTTCGTCTTGGGCAGCGAATGCTGAACACAACGGAATAACCTCGCCATCGAGAACACCATCAACGAAAGCACGTTCCGCACGCCGCTCCAGAATTGTCGTCAACTGATTGGCGTTGTACGGAGCAAATTCGATTTCAGAATCGTAGAGGGAGTCTTTGACCTTCGGCGAAAGATTATCACGGAATTGGAGATTGTTGCTAATCCCGATCACACTCACCCATTGATCCTCGATGTGGCCGTTTTTCCGCGCTCTCGGGAGCTCATACAGGAGTTCGTCGTTACTTCCGATTGCATCGATCTCGTCGATGACGATGATGACGGTGTCTTCGAGATTGCTGATTTCTTGATAGAGGAGGTCGAACATCGATTGTTGGTCGATACCACTCGGCTTCTTCGTCCCCCCACGGATCTCCTTGATGAGATGCGCACAGAGTTGATAGCTCGTTGTTTGATTGTTCGCGCTCGTCTTGATGACACTTAGATTGAGTTCATCACTACTGTCGGCGTACTCTTGGAGCAACTCGATTTCGTGGTCGATAGCAACGGTTTTTCCTTGGCCGGTTTTCCCGTAGAGAAATAGATTGTGTGCGTTCACCCCTCTTGTTGCGGGGGCGAGTGCGTTCCTAATCTCCTCGAGCTCAGGTTCTCTCTCGGGGAGCTTCTCAGGTTGCCAATCTTCTTTCAAGACACTTTCATCGGCGAAGATCTCAATCGACGTGCCGTAGGGATTGCTGTCAAGTGTCTTGTAGGGATTCTCTGAGTTCGTTTCATCACCGGCCATGTTATGCGACACCAATAGTATGGAAGTCTAATAAAACCCCCTTGTCCGGAGCGTCCAGTGTGTCCGCATAGCCGGATTGGTTTATACCCCCTCCCCCCACTGCGTCCGCATAATGGCGGACCAAGAAACCGCTCCCTCGCAGAGATCCGGCAAAAGACTTAGACTAAGGAAAGAACTAAATGCTCCGGGGGATACTTGGACCGTAGTAGTTAGTTTCTTGTGAATGGATGAGTCACATCTAGTGAGAAACCGACGCAAGACAGAGCGTCTGACGCTCTTGCGGCCTAATTATGCGGACGTGGTGGGGGGTGATGAAACGTCGTCTCAAACATCTCCGAGTGATTTATGCGGACATGGTGGGGGGCGAGGGCTCTTTTTCTTCTATATCTGTAACTGCTCTTCGGGGAATTATGCGGACATAGGGGGGTGTCCCCCTGTATCGATATGTCGGTACAAATCCTCCAGCTTGTTTGGAAGAGAGTGGAACCCCTTCCGATGACTGGTCATTTAGACTTAGCACCTGCGAACTCTGTCAGATCCAACTCCTGTGTCTCGGCGAGTTCCCGCCGAATATCTGTTCGATCCCACCCGAGCGGGGAGAGAATGCTTTCAACAGCACGGATGAGCTGGGTTTCGTAGTACGACGAGTCGTACGCATCGAACTCTTCGTGGGCGAGGGCGACACGCTCCCGCGAGGTTTTCTCGTCGTTGACGACTACATACTTGATATCTTGGCCAGGATAAACTGCGAGATCCTGGTCGCGAGCACGCTTCAGGGCCGCGACGTTCTGGGTGTTCTGTGTATAGCCCTCAAGGGGTTTGGAGACTCGGTTCCGCTCGACGAGCTGCTCCATCGGCACCCCACCCCCATGGAGTGTTTTGATTGCCCGTTTGAGGCAACCAAGGACGGCTCTTGGGGATCGAGTTGCGTCGAGCCGTTCGAGACACTCCCGCTGGACCTTCTCGATGAACGACGGTGTCGACCGCTGTCGGGATTCAATGCCACGGATTTTGAACTCGTCTTCGCCAGCGACCTTTCCGAAATACTTCGTCAACGCACCGGCGTCACTCTCGCGTTGGGGCACGAACGCCACCCAATCGTAGTGGGCTTCGTACTCGAGACGAATGTCGACTGCTTCGGTGATCTCGGTCGCAAGCGCGTCTATATTCTCTCGCTGATCGTCGTCGACGTCCGGATCCGGTGTCACCCAAATCGAATCGACAATGCCGTGGACGACACGCCAGCCACCAGCTTCGAGGCGTTGCTTCGCCGTCAACAGAATTTCGCGAGCGAATGCGTTGATCGCCTCATGACACTCAATTCTCCCATATTTCGCATTGTTAAATCCTTGGTACCCGAAGCAGGCGACGAGTATCCATTTCAGGGCTCCCGACCGCCCTTCGAGTTCTTCGAGGCGTTCCTCGCCAGGGTCGTCCCGTTCTTGTTCGCGACGGATCGCGGCCTTGATCTCCTCACGCGCATCGATAATCGGCTGGAGGACATCGACGAGGTAGCTGCGTTCGTCACAGATCGAATAGCCGAGGCCGGGAACATCGTCGCGGCCGCGATGGCACTCACACCGGATCACGTCGGGTGACACGTTCCGCGTGCAGATGATATTCGGGTACAAGGATGAGAAGTCGAGTTCATGGACATCCTCGTGGAGTCCGACCTCCGGCGCGAAGATGAACCCACCACGGTCAGCGTCGTGGAGCATCCCCATCGATTTGTACGCCTCGTGCCGCCAGGAGTTCCACGGAACGAGGACTTTTCGCTCGTGGGCTTCGCAGACCTGGATAGCTGTGAGAACGTTGCCAATTGACGCCCAGGCTGCCTCCTGAATCGGTTTGCGTGACCGCGAGACGAGGTCGAGGACGCCATCAATATTGGTCTCGCCGAAAAAGAAGGTGTTACTCTCGTCGATGATTGCTCGCCCAGGCACGTTGTATCGCGCCGGGGAGTGCCCGACCCGTCCGTAGCTTGCGTAGGTCGATCGACTCGCGAGTTGCTGGTAATCGACGCCACCCCATCGACTCAGCGAGAAGTCGTCGACGCCGGCGCTGGTAGCCATCCCGTACAGGGTCGGAATGATCTGGCTCGTCGAGCAGACGAGGACATCCGGGTCGTGTTGCTCGAGCGCCGCCTGGACTGCCGTCAGGATGTCTGCTGGCGGGCCTGTAACCGTATCGCCGCCGACGGACAGTTCAGTGTACACGTCGCCACTCGTCTCCGTTATCGGGACGCTGAGTCGGAGTGTGGAGAGGTCGCTCGCCGGCAACGGGTTTACCTCGTTCTCGAGACAGTACCTGAACTCTCGTGAAAGGTCGACGTTGAAGCAGGCGAGATCCCCAACCGGATAGTCGGACAACTGGCGTGCCTGCCGGGCGAGGGTCGTCACGCGGTCAATGTGACCGACGTCGACGGCGAGAACGTCCTCCTCGTCGCGACGGAAGCCGGTCCGCCGGGAGACTACCTCGGTCGCGACAACATCCGGGTGACGCTCGTAGACCGTTCGAAGGTTCGTGAGGTCGATATCTACATCGGGTGAGCGTGGGGCTACATAGAAACGCGGTGTGTAGTCGTCACGTTCGGTTACGACGGCACCGTTGGCTACTGATTCCCATTCAAGGATGCGGCCGTCATCGAGGTAGTCGATTGTGAACGGCATGGCTACTCGTTTCCATCGCGCGGGTCGACCTCCGGGTCGTATTCGGCTTCGCGCGCTTCCTCGAGATCGTCGAGGCGATCTTCGAGGCTGTCGAGTCGCGCTTCCTGTTCGAGATCGATGCTGAGGAGCGCCGGCATGAACGGGTTCTGGTGGTTCAAAAGCCCACTCGCGTCGGCGTGCTCGCGGGCGTAGGTGAACAGCTGATCGAACCGTGGTTGGTCGCGACGACGAAGCGCGCGACGGAAGTCCGACCAACGGTCCTCGATGACTCGTAGTGCGTCCCGGTACGTCGGATTGGTCCGCCCCATCGCTATCGCCCTCCAGCACCGACAGTACCAGTCCACGCATCGAGGAGTGGGTTTGCGGTGAGCGATGCGATCGATCCGTCGGCAATCACACCCAGCCCGATGTCATCAGTGGCATCAGTCGGGGACGGGGGTGCAGCTGGTTCCAGCCCGACCTGTTTCGCACGAGCACCGAGCAGCTGCCGCCAGTAGGCAAACGTCGTCTGGTAGTACGCACCGCCGTCGACGGGATAGATGAGCGTTTCGAACTCGTCACCGACGAACCGTGGCCCCATCTGCGTTTGCTCACACTCTAAGTGGTGCTCAGCTGCCGTTGCGACAGATGCCGTGAACTCATCGGGCTTGGTTCGGGTAACGAGAATAGGGACGTCGTATCCCTCGGCGTAGGTAGCGAGTCGTGCGAGCGTACGCGCTTGGAGTGTCGCTGCATGGGTTTCTCCAAGCGTATCGTCGGCACGGTACTGCGCGTCGACGGCTGGAGCGACGATGAGTGAAGGGGTGTACCGAGTTGGTTCATCGTCGCGTCCAGGTGACCGGGAATTCGTCGCGCCGGCGTCTGTGGTCGTGGTCTGTCGGACGTACTGATTTACTGCCTTTGGGAGATCGCAGACCGCTCCATAATGCTGATAGGCAGTGAAGCCCCGCGCAACGTGGATACGGTCGAGCAGTCGTTGGCTGGGCGATATCTGCGCGAGGGCGGTTGTCGTTGCGTGACCGTTAGCATCAACCCAGAATGCGGGTCCGTCGTGCATGAGCAAGTGATCGAGGACGAGGGACTGGAGTATCGGGACCCCACGGCCACCGTCGATATCCAGGAGTGTGATGCCGTCGTCGAGCGAGGGAAGCAGGATGTTCTCGTCCCCTGGATCAGCTTTGTCGACGAGATTCTGATTCCGATCTGCCCCCCGTGATGGCCGATTTACCGCCAACTGCTTCGACGACGTGTTCGACGTCGGCGTGGAATCTTCGAACAT is part of the Natronosalvus caseinilyticus genome and encodes:
- a CDS encoding Cdc6/Cdc18 family protein produces the protein MAGDETNSENPYKTLDSNPYGTSIEIFADESVLKEDWQPEKLPEREPELEEIRNALAPATRGVNAHNLFLYGKTGQGKTVAIDHEIELLQEYADSSDELNLSVIKTSANNQTTSYQLCAHLIKEIRGGTKKPSGIDQQSMFDLLYQEISNLEDTVIIVIDEIDAIGSNDELLYELPRARKNGHIEDQWVSVIGISNNLQFRDNLSPKVKDSLYDSEIEFAPYNANQLTTILERRAERAFVDGVLDGEVIPLCSAFAAQDEGSARQAIRLLYKAGELALNRDDEGVVEQHVREARDILERKRIEEGMRSLTTQDQFALLSVVALEIDEETPARTRQVFQKYKSIVDRLDGNQLVERRVRDHLQSLGMQGFLLAETRNTGIQGGSHYRFELKTDLEATLDILGEDDRIDDVVEDLVEIASAKRLM
- a CDS encoding type B DNA-directed DNA polymerase encodes the protein MPFTIDYLDDGRILEWESVANGAVVTERDDYTPRFYVAPRSPDVDIDLTNLRTVYERHPDVVATEVVSRRTGFRRDEEDVLAVDVGHIDRVTTLARQARQLSDYPVGDLACFNVDLSREFRYCLENEVNPLPASDLSTLRLSVPITETSGDVYTELSVGGDTVTGPPADILTAVQAALEQHDPDVLVCSTSQIIPTLYGMATSAGVDDFSLSRWGGVDYQQLASRSTYASYGRVGHSPARYNVPGRAIIDESNTFFFGETNIDGVLDLVSRSRKPIQEAAWASIGNVLTAIQVCEAHERKVLVPWNSWRHEAYKSMGMLHDADRGGFIFAPEVGLHEDVHELDFSSLYPNIICTRNVSPDVIRCECHRGRDDVPGLGYSICDERSYLVDVLQPIIDAREEIKAAIRREQERDDPGEERLEELEGRSGALKWILVACFGYQGFNNAKYGRIECHEAINAFAREILLTAKQRLEAGGWRVVHGIVDSIWVTPDPDVDDDQRENIDALATEITEAVDIRLEYEAHYDWVAFVPQRESDAGALTKYFGKVAGEDEFKIRGIESRQRSTPSFIEKVQRECLERLDATRSPRAVLGCLKRAIKTLHGGGVPMEQLVERNRVSKPLEGYTQNTQNVAALKRARDQDLAVYPGQDIKYVVVNDEKTSRERVALAHEEFDAYDSSYYETQLIRAVESILSPLGWDRTDIRRELAETQELDLTEFAGAKSK